In the genome of Hymenobacter cellulosivorans, one region contains:
- a CDS encoding glycosyltransferase family 61 protein, whose translation MHDMLLRARRRAGRLLREIVPYNGHFRPTGIHPTSKELAHQIGSGVFYQEIYPAYTSTLDIPPALYEAGPSYNKFPHWEEVPPAFTLEVLNGRLYADNFNSEAVISADNKLIGDVSFQYARGKWQLTQPADNNIFQQRFFLPPIRVRGTVCSLLSGGGAALGNYYHWLVDSLPRLHLIREAGLLDSIDYFLVYNRNLRFMLETLAPLGIGPERIIDVTTHRHLQADRLLLSSPVRGKGVHTPDWVFRFLRDTYLPATCTRQFNPYIYISRRDAPGRRVQPAAEVEAMLAQEFGFATYVLSELSFAEKVALFSQAKAIISPIGAGLCNIIFSPRAAPLLELLPSSFALGDYCEVCARLGKHYDWLVCDSPEEATNHNDASREDLKVDLATLRERVSLLLSHAKSSSQQRELELEA comes from the coding sequence ATGCACGATATGCTACTCCGAGCCCGCCGGCGTGCCGGTCGGCTGCTGCGCGAAATCGTTCCTTACAACGGGCACTTCCGCCCAACCGGTATTCATCCGACCAGTAAAGAACTAGCCCACCAGATAGGAAGTGGCGTTTTTTACCAGGAAATATATCCGGCTTATACCTCCACGCTGGACATTCCGCCGGCCCTGTACGAGGCCGGTCCCAGCTATAACAAGTTTCCGCACTGGGAGGAGGTACCGCCGGCTTTCACGCTGGAGGTGCTCAACGGCCGTCTCTACGCCGACAACTTCAACAGTGAGGCCGTGATATCGGCCGATAATAAGCTGATTGGGGATGTGTCGTTTCAGTATGCCCGCGGCAAGTGGCAGCTGACCCAGCCCGCCGACAACAACATCTTCCAGCAGCGCTTTTTTCTGCCGCCCATCCGCGTCAGGGGCACCGTGTGCAGCCTGCTCTCGGGCGGCGGGGCCGCGCTGGGCAACTACTACCATTGGCTGGTTGACTCGCTGCCGCGGCTGCACCTGATACGGGAAGCCGGCCTGCTCGACTCCATTGACTACTTTCTGGTGTACAACCGCAACCTGCGCTTTATGCTGGAAACGCTGGCGCCACTGGGTATCGGGCCTGAGCGGATTATCGACGTAACCACCCACCGCCACCTGCAGGCCGACCGGCTGCTGCTAAGCTCACCGGTGCGCGGCAAGGGCGTGCACACGCCCGACTGGGTTTTCCGGTTTCTGCGCGACACGTATCTGCCCGCCACCTGCACCCGCCAATTCAACCCCTACATCTACATCAGCCGACGCGACGCACCGGGGCGGCGAGTGCAGCCCGCAGCCGAGGTAGAGGCCATGCTGGCCCAGGAGTTTGGCTTTGCAACGTATGTGCTGTCGGAGCTTTCCTTTGCCGAGAAAGTCGCCCTGTTCAGCCAGGCCAAAGCCATTATCTCGCCCATCGGGGCCGGCCTGTGCAACATCATCTTCTCGCCCCGGGCCGCTCCCCTATTGGAGCTGCTGCCCAGCAGCTTTGCCCTGGGCGACTACTGCGAAGTGTGCGCCCGCCTGGGCAAGCATTATGACTGGCTAGTGTGCGACAGTCCGGAGGAGGCCACCAACCACAACGACGCCAGCCGAGAAGACCTGAAGGTAGATTTGGCG
- a CDS encoding GDP-L-fucose synthase family protein produces the protein MDKHAKIYVAGHRGMVGAAIMRRLHGAGYDNLVVRTSAELDLRDQAAVADFFAQEKPEYVFLAAAKVGGIHANNTYRADFLYDNLMIQANVLGQSHEHGVRKLLFLGSSCIYPKMAPQPIKEEYLLTGALEPTNEPYAIAKIAGLKLCEAYRAQYGSNFISVMPTNLYGPGDNYDLANSHVLPAMLRKFGEAVERGLPRVTIWGTGTPRREFLHVDDLADACLHLMLHYQEAAPVNVGTGRDISIQELAELIAELTGYVGEIIYDFSRPDGTPRKLLDVSRLHSLGWRHQIGLTEGLQSVIAAADWRQAVRLSPLQALA, from the coding sequence ATGGACAAACACGCGAAAATCTACGTAGCCGGGCACCGGGGTATGGTTGGGGCGGCTATTATGCGCCGCCTGCACGGCGCTGGCTACGACAACCTGGTGGTACGCACCTCGGCCGAGCTGGACCTGCGCGACCAGGCCGCCGTGGCCGACTTCTTTGCCCAGGAAAAACCCGAATATGTCTTTCTGGCCGCCGCCAAAGTGGGCGGTATTCACGCTAACAATACCTACCGCGCAGATTTTCTCTACGACAACTTGATGATACAGGCCAACGTGCTGGGCCAGAGCCACGAGCACGGCGTACGGAAGCTGCTGTTTCTGGGCTCGTCCTGCATCTATCCCAAAATGGCCCCCCAGCCCATTAAGGAGGAATACCTGCTGACTGGCGCTCTGGAGCCGACCAACGAGCCCTACGCCATTGCCAAAATTGCGGGCCTTAAGCTTTGTGAGGCCTACCGGGCGCAGTACGGTAGCAACTTCATTTCGGTGATGCCGACCAACCTCTACGGCCCCGGCGACAACTACGACCTGGCTAACTCCCACGTGCTGCCGGCCATGCTGCGCAAGTTTGGCGAAGCCGTGGAGCGCGGCCTGCCCCGCGTCACCATCTGGGGCACGGGCACGCCACGACGCGAGTTTCTGCACGTCGACGACCTGGCCGATGCCTGCCTGCACCTGATGCTGCACTATCAGGAAGCCGCGCCCGTGAACGTGGGCACCGGCCGCGACATCTCCATTCAGGAGCTTGCCGAGCTTATTGCCGAGCTGACGGGCTACGTCGGCGAAATTATCTATGACTTCTCGCGCCCCGATGGCACGCCCCGTAAGCTTCTCGATGTCAGCAGACTCCACTCCCTGGGCTGGCGGCATCAGATTGGGCTTACCGAAGGCCTGCAATCTGTAATTGCCGCGGCCGACTGGCGGCAGGCAGTTCGCTTATCTCCACTCCAGGCTTTGGCCTAA
- the gmd gene encoding GDP-mannose 4,6-dehydratase, translating into MKRALITGITGQDGSYLAELLLSKGYEVHGIKRRSSLFNTDRIDHLYQDPHEANVRFKLHYGDLADSTNLIRIVQEVQPDEIYNLGAMSHVKVSFDTPEYTADVDGLGTLRLLEAVRILGLARKTRIYQASTSELYGLVQQVPQSEATPFYPRSPYAVAKLYGYWITVNYREAYGMYACNGILFNHESPLRGETFVTRKITRGVARIAMGLQQKIFLGNLDARRDWGHARDYVEAMWRMLQQEEARDYVIATGVTTTVRDFILLAFAELGIELNFVGEGVSEVGYVVSCSNPDYQVPEGQVVVAVDPAYFRPTEVELLIGDPTRAKTELGWEPQYDLQALVADMVQADVKLFRRDTVLLEAGHQVMYHDE; encoded by the coding sequence ATGAAGCGCGCACTGATTACCGGAATTACCGGCCAGGATGGTTCGTATCTGGCCGAGCTGCTACTGAGCAAGGGCTACGAGGTTCACGGCATCAAACGACGGTCCTCCCTGTTCAACACCGACCGGATTGACCACCTCTACCAAGACCCGCACGAAGCCAACGTCCGCTTCAAGCTGCACTACGGTGACCTAGCCGACTCCACCAACCTGATCCGCATTGTGCAGGAAGTGCAGCCCGACGAGATTTATAACTTGGGCGCCATGTCGCACGTGAAAGTGTCGTTCGACACGCCCGAGTACACGGCCGACGTCGACGGGCTGGGCACGCTGCGGCTGCTCGAAGCCGTGCGCATTCTGGGTTTGGCCCGGAAAACCCGGATTTATCAGGCTTCCACCTCCGAGCTTTACGGCCTGGTGCAGCAGGTGCCGCAGTCGGAAGCCACGCCCTTCTACCCCCGCTCGCCCTACGCCGTGGCCAAGTTGTACGGCTACTGGATTACGGTAAACTACCGGGAAGCCTACGGCATGTATGCCTGCAACGGCATTCTGTTCAACCACGAGTCGCCGCTGCGGGGTGAAACCTTTGTGACGCGCAAAATCACCCGCGGCGTGGCCCGCATTGCTATGGGGCTGCAGCAGAAAATCTTCCTGGGCAACCTGGATGCCCGCCGCGACTGGGGCCACGCCCGCGACTACGTGGAAGCCATGTGGCGCATGCTGCAGCAGGAGGAGGCCCGCGACTACGTCATTGCCACCGGCGTCACGACCACCGTGCGCGACTTTATTCTGCTGGCCTTTGCTGAACTGGGCATTGAGCTCAACTTCGTGGGTGAAGGCGTGAGCGAAGTGGGCTACGTGGTGTCCTGCTCCAATCCCGACTACCAGGTGCCCGAAGGTCAGGTGGTGGTTGCCGTCGACCCAGCCTACTTCCGCCCCACCGAAGTCGAGCTGCTGATTGGGGACCCGACGCGCGCCAAAACCGAGCTGGGTTGGGAGCCGCAGTATGATTTGCAGGCCCTGGTAGCCGACATGGTGCAGGCCGACGTGAAGCTGTTCCGCCGCGACACGGTGCTGCTCGAAGCCGGGCACCAGGTAATGTACCACGATGAATAA
- a CDS encoding Ig-like domain-containing protein — protein MSLRAQGQAPNVTYSGPLTITQGGTYTGNFKSTNSRVPCILIQTTQPVIIENCILAGAGDLILANAGGYNLTVRNNRGYGLQQSLDNERHGRFLEVNGARSVTIENNYFEHTTGIAIYQWSGDGSASQTLKVRRNVAKNMDGRYRNGGGTFCNFLGLNQVKALSNVEVAWNQVINEPNNSLVEDNINFYNSGGTASSPMSIHDNYVQGAYPFPATDTKFTGTGMIVDGDGSSQQGYLDATQNQFVSTCNSAMNIAGGHHVRYTQNRMVTSGLLPNGTKLNATYCGIAVFNFYQQALFGNHLVDNNTMGMVKWGANNPFPNRNDNGDYGFPIHTNTQHLPNPITLQTEQDEWTRWINKLKANGITIGTGTNTNGGGSGTPTNAAPTVSLTSPATSSVPVGTVLNLTATAADADGSVAKVEFFNGATKLGEDTSAPYQLSYTAATVGTLTLSARATDNAGATANSGTATVTVTSSTVIITPPTAGAFYRAININGPAITLDGNAWQASNGASGVQIIGTPFANQGVTLNPATDATRASMIRSSVYGTTTGAAITVPNGAYQVYFYVWEDNNAETFNLLVEGQTVRSGYNSGSTGKWEKVGPFTANVTDGTLNMSTSGGTANLSGVEIWAGSATAPTNAAPTVSLTSPATSSVPVGTVLNLTATAADADGSVAKVEFFNGATKLGEDTSAPYQLSYTAATVGTLTLSARATDNAGAAASSASATVTVTTATTPTAASFYRAININGPAITLDGNAWQASNGASGVQIIGTPFANQGVTLNPATDATRASMIRSSVYGNTTGVNISSVPNGTYQVYLYVWEDNNAETFNILVEGQTVRSGYNSGSAGKWEKVGPFTTNVTDGTLNVSTSGGHANLSGVEVWKAATGTATTTQARTSVGSSTAMVGSVSAYPSPMTNELSIELNQAQTETMRVAILNQSGAVVQNSEVAFKQGLSTDKLNVSNLPAGNYFLRFTSGSLTGKSIQISK, from the coding sequence GTGTCACTCCGGGCTCAGGGCCAAGCGCCCAATGTGACGTACTCCGGTCCCCTCACTATCACCCAGGGTGGTACTTATACGGGCAATTTCAAGAGTACCAATTCCCGGGTACCCTGCATCCTTATCCAAACTACCCAGCCAGTAATCATTGAGAACTGCATTCTGGCGGGTGCCGGCGACCTGATTCTGGCCAATGCCGGCGGCTACAACCTGACCGTGCGCAACAACCGCGGCTATGGCTTGCAGCAAAGCCTCGACAACGAGCGCCATGGCCGCTTCCTGGAAGTAAACGGGGCCCGCTCGGTAACTATCGAGAACAATTACTTTGAACATACGACCGGTATCGCCATCTACCAGTGGAGCGGCGACGGCTCGGCCTCGCAGACGCTGAAGGTACGGCGCAACGTGGCTAAGAATATGGATGGCCGCTACCGCAACGGCGGTGGCACGTTCTGTAATTTTTTGGGTCTCAATCAGGTGAAAGCCCTCAGCAATGTAGAGGTAGCCTGGAACCAGGTTATCAATGAGCCCAACAACTCGCTGGTAGAAGACAACATCAACTTCTACAACTCGGGCGGCACAGCCAGCAGCCCCATGAGCATCCACGACAACTACGTGCAGGGTGCTTACCCCTTCCCCGCCACTGATACCAAGTTTACCGGTACGGGCATGATCGTCGACGGCGACGGCAGCTCCCAGCAGGGCTACCTCGATGCCACGCAGAATCAGTTTGTGTCGACGTGCAACTCGGCCATGAACATCGCCGGCGGCCACCACGTGCGCTACACCCAGAACCGCATGGTCACCAGCGGGCTGCTGCCCAACGGCACCAAGCTCAACGCCACCTACTGCGGCATCGCCGTCTTCAACTTCTACCAGCAGGCCCTGTTCGGCAACCACCTGGTCGACAACAACACCATGGGCATGGTCAAGTGGGGAGCCAACAACCCCTTTCCCAACCGCAACGACAACGGCGACTACGGCTTTCCCATCCACACCAACACCCAGCACCTGCCCAACCCCATCACCCTGCAGACCGAGCAGGACGAGTGGACCCGCTGGATCAACAAACTCAAAGCAAACGGCATCACCATCGGCACCGGCACCAACACCAACGGTGGAGGCAGCGGCACTCCAACCAACGCAGCACCCACGGTTAGCCTGACTTCGCCCGCTACGTCGAGCGTACCTGTAGGCACGGTGCTGAACCTTACGGCCACAGCCGCCGACGCTGATGGCTCGGTCGCCAAGGTGGAGTTCTTCAACGGCGCCACCAAGCTCGGCGAAGACACCTCGGCTCCGTACCAGCTCAGCTACACGGCCGCTACCGTTGGCACCCTGACGCTCTCGGCCCGCGCTACCGATAACGCCGGCGCTACTGCCAACTCCGGCACGGCTACGGTTACGGTTACCTCCTCGACGGTCATCATCACCCCGCCCACGGCCGGCGCCTTCTACCGGGCCATCAACATCAACGGTCCGGCCATCACGCTCGACGGCAACGCCTGGCAGGCCAGCAACGGGGCCAGCGGCGTGCAGATCATCGGTACGCCCTTCGCCAATCAGGGCGTGACGCTCAACCCGGCTACCGACGCCACCCGCGCTAGCATGATTCGCTCCTCGGTGTACGGCACCACGACCGGCGCCGCTATTACGGTGCCCAATGGAGCCTACCAAGTGTACTTCTATGTGTGGGAAGACAATAACGCCGAGACGTTCAACCTGCTGGTAGAAGGCCAGACGGTCCGCTCGGGCTACAACAGCGGCTCGACCGGTAAGTGGGAGAAAGTAGGCCCATTTACGGCTAACGTAACCGACGGTACATTGAACATGTCGACTTCGGGCGGCACGGCCAACCTCTCCGGCGTAGAAATTTGGGCAGGCTCGGCAACGGCTCCGACCAACGCAGCACCCACGGTTAGCCTGACTTCGCCCGCTACGTCGAGCGTACCTGTAGGCACGGTGCTGAACCTTACGGCCACAGCCGCCGACGCTGATGGCTCGGTCGCCAAGGTGGAGTTCTTCAACGGCGCTACCAAGCTCGGCGAAGACACCTCGGCTCCGTACCAGCTCAGCTACACGGCCGCTACCGTTGGCACCCTGACGCTCTCGGCCCGCGCTACCGATAATGCTGGCGCTGCCGCTAGCTCGGCTTCCGCAACCGTTACGGTAACCACCGCAACTACTCCGACCGCAGCCTCTTTCTACCGGGCCATCAACATCAACGGTCCGGCCATCACGCTCGACGGCAACGCCTGGCAGGCCAGCAACGGGGCCAGCGGCGTGCAGATCATCGGTACACCCTTCGCCAACCAGGGCGTGACGCTCAACCCGGCTACCGACGCCACCCGCGCTAGCATGATTCGCTCCTCGGTCTATGGCAACACGACGGGGGTTAACATCAGCAGCGTACCCAACGGCACGTACCAGGTGTACCTCTATGTGTGGGAAGACAATAACGCTGAGACCTTCAACATCCTGGTAGAAGGCCAGACAGTCCGCTCGGGCTACAACAGCGGCTCGGCCGGTAAGTGGGAGAAAGTAGGCCCGTTCACGACCAACGTGACGGACGGTACATTGAACGTATCGACCTCCGGCGGCCATGCCAACCTCTCCGGCGTGGAAGTCTGGAAGGCAGCCACCGGCACGGCCACCACGACTCAGGCCCGCACGAGCGTTGGTTCGTCCACGGCCATGGTGGGCAGCGTTTCGGCCTACCCCTCGCCTATGACCAATGAGCTGAGCATCGAGCTGAATCAGGCTCAGACCGAAACCATGCGCGTGGCCATTCTCAATCAGAGCGGCGCGGTAGTGCAGAACTCGGAGGTGGCTTTCAAGCAAGGCCTGTCGACCGATAAGCTTAACGTCAGCAACCTGCCTGCCGGTAACTACTTCCTGCGCTTCACCAGCGGCTCCCTGACTGGCAAAAGCATCCAGATCAGCAAATAG
- a CDS encoding glycosyltransferase family 2 protein, translated as MLFIVIPVFNRWSFTQACLLSLRQQTQSSFCVIVVDDGSTDGTGERLRHEFPEVEVVDGTGQLFWTAGVNAGIRRALTQGADRILTLNNDVVAAPDFVERMLLWSRRQPRALLGPLELDAHTKEPVYGGEVFNWLTHSRRDLLQTLPADQRHGLHPVTYLPGRGLLIPVAVFEAIGLFDEKRLPHYLADFDFTSVARRHGFPVFVNYDAHLLTYPEESGQEQTRRHRSLQGYYQHLFGIRGGGNLRNFTHFALKNCPVPLVPLFLLNGYARRLTGYFLHG; from the coding sequence ATGCTGTTCATCGTAATTCCCGTTTTCAACCGCTGGTCCTTTACCCAGGCCTGCCTGCTTTCCTTGCGCCAGCAAACCCAGTCCAGCTTCTGCGTTATTGTGGTCGATGATGGCTCGACGGACGGCACCGGGGAGCGGCTGCGCCACGAGTTTCCGGAAGTGGAAGTCGTGGACGGCACGGGCCAGCTATTCTGGACGGCAGGCGTGAATGCTGGCATCCGGCGGGCCCTGACGCAGGGTGCCGACCGAATCCTGACTCTCAACAATGACGTGGTGGCCGCCCCCGATTTTGTGGAACGCATGCTGCTCTGGTCGCGCCGGCAGCCCCGGGCGCTGCTGGGTCCGCTGGAGCTGGATGCCCACACCAAGGAGCCGGTCTACGGCGGGGAGGTCTTCAACTGGCTGACCCACTCCCGCCGCGACCTGCTACAGACCCTGCCCGCCGACCAGCGCCACGGCCTGCACCCGGTTACCTACCTGCCCGGCCGCGGCCTGCTAATACCGGTGGCCGTATTCGAAGCCATTGGCCTGTTCGACGAAAAGCGCCTGCCTCACTACCTGGCCGACTTCGACTTTACCAGTGTAGCACGCCGGCATGGCTTTCCGGTCTTCGTCAACTACGACGCTCACCTGCTGACCTACCCCGAGGAAAGCGGGCAGGAACAGACGCGCCGCCACCGCAGCCTGCAGGGCTATTACCAGCATCTGTTCGGCATCCGGGGCGGCGGCAATCTGCGCAACTTCACGCACTTCGCGCTCAAAAACTGCCCTGTGCCGCTCGTACCGCTGTTTTTGCTTAACGGCTACGCCCGCCGCCTTACCGGCTATTTCCTGCACGGCTGA
- a CDS encoding nucleotide-diphospho-sugar transferase produces the protein MSPSDSASGLSTPVLFIIFNRPESTRQVLLAIRAARPARLYVAADGPRPGRPAEAALCAQVRALVTDHIDWPCEVYTRFRETNLGCGLNPAEAIDWFFEREPEGIILEDDCLPSPHFFQFCQELLVRYRLDARVMHIGGCNFSREALRPQDPAADSYYFSGQVQSWGWASWRRAWQHFDFKLQLLPELRRRRLLGSLYPSLLERQYWLPRFQAIYKARQAPSIWDYQWHFAVAANSGLTILPAVNLVCNIGFGQDATHTTAADEQFARPAAEQFAFPLRHPPAVLRDLRRDQQYFREFLSGRVAAKTRRLLQRVPRWFREQGTVPLDPPYAPEPEEAATHTAPAAPLTYS, from the coding sequence ATGTCTCCCTCTGATAGTGCTTCCGGCCTGTCTACGCCGGTGCTGTTCATTATTTTCAACCGGCCCGAGTCGACCCGGCAGGTACTGCTGGCTATTCGGGCGGCGCGCCCGGCCCGGCTCTACGTGGCCGCCGATGGTCCGCGCCCCGGCCGCCCGGCGGAAGCCGCGCTGTGCGCCCAGGTGCGGGCCCTGGTTACCGACCACATCGACTGGCCCTGCGAGGTATATACCCGGTTTCGGGAAACTAACCTGGGCTGCGGCCTCAACCCGGCTGAGGCCATCGACTGGTTTTTTGAGCGCGAGCCCGAGGGTATCATTCTGGAAGATGACTGCCTGCCCAGCCCGCATTTTTTCCAATTTTGCCAGGAGCTGCTGGTCCGCTACCGCCTCGACGCCCGCGTAATGCACATTGGCGGCTGTAACTTTTCCCGCGAAGCCCTGCGCCCCCAGGATCCTGCCGCCGACTCTTACTACTTCTCGGGGCAGGTGCAAAGCTGGGGCTGGGCCTCGTGGCGCCGGGCCTGGCAGCACTTCGATTTTAAGCTGCAGCTGCTGCCCGAACTGCGCCGCCGCCGCCTGCTCGGCAGCCTCTACCCCAGCCTGCTGGAGCGCCAGTACTGGCTGCCGCGCTTTCAGGCCATTTATAAGGCCCGGCAGGCGCCCAGCATCTGGGACTACCAGTGGCATTTTGCGGTAGCCGCCAACTCGGGCCTGACTATTCTGCCGGCGGTAAACCTGGTTTGCAACATTGGCTTCGGGCAGGACGCCACCCACACCACAGCCGCCGACGAGCAGTTTGCCCGCCCCGCGGCCGAGCAGTTTGCCTTTCCGCTCCGGCACCCGCCCGCGGTGCTGCGCGACCTGCGCCGCGACCAGCAGTACTTCCGCGAATTCCTGAGCGGCCGGGTAGCAGCCAAAACCCGCCGCCTGCTGCAACGTGTGCCCCGGTGGTTTCGGGAGCAGGGCACCGTGCCCCTGGACCCGCCCTACGCTCCTGAGCCCGAAGAAGCTGCCACGCACACTGCCCCGGCGGCTCCTCTCACCTATTCCTGA
- a CDS encoding O-antigen ligase family protein, with the protein MKLSLRFRYLLVLLVVLFTDAALSSFVWEAEDDPMLRVYNYALLGLATWLIVRSWRWFSTGMGRWLLLVLVSLAALALESYAGWGTWVVYPHVFSKLTPYLVLFGVYAYYRRHGIPPLGFILMTLPVLVALNILVFHPETFTIAGFLSHERGVNTTSAFLLVLPAVYFLNRYLVGKSLFFLFYFFVDLGIIIFLQHRTVWLSTGLALFLNLILVARASTTRLSLLRFLPVVLIPLFFGLLGGLTVVLNNPDVLKKLNSNIEDISNSDSQGTGSWRLQQFQAYEPFLWEYPVAGMRLKGFELPMQFFHQESGEPVWPDYTGHHFHSFYVDRMFYFGLIGVLLAIMPVLLLVVRSLSPPRPLPLETIALVAYAGSGLLYGVSYDWPLYFFGLLGLAFAAAELAVLEPAPSATVPETAQLPVLLSHPEAAILPQFSPATLPTAPAHVSL; encoded by the coding sequence ATGAAACTTAGCCTGCGCTTCCGCTACCTGCTTGTTCTGCTGGTCGTCCTGTTTACCGATGCGGCGCTTTCCAGCTTCGTGTGGGAAGCCGAGGACGACCCCATGCTCCGGGTGTACAACTACGCCCTGCTGGGACTGGCAACGTGGCTGATTGTGCGCTCCTGGCGCTGGTTTTCGACCGGCATGGGGCGTTGGCTGCTGCTGGTACTTGTGAGCCTGGCAGCCCTGGCCCTGGAGTCGTACGCGGGCTGGGGCACCTGGGTGGTGTATCCGCACGTGTTCAGCAAGCTCACCCCGTATCTGGTCTTGTTTGGCGTGTATGCCTACTACCGCCGCCACGGCATTCCGCCCCTGGGGTTTATCCTGATGACCTTGCCCGTACTGGTAGCCCTCAACATCCTGGTTTTTCACCCCGAAACCTTCACCATTGCCGGCTTTCTGAGCCACGAACGGGGCGTGAATACCACCTCCGCCTTTCTGCTGGTACTGCCGGCCGTGTACTTTCTGAACCGCTATTTGGTCGGAAAGTCGCTGTTCTTTCTGTTTTACTTCTTCGTTGACTTGGGCATCATCATTTTTTTGCAACACCGAACCGTGTGGTTGAGCACCGGCTTGGCCCTGTTTCTCAACCTGATCCTGGTGGCCCGGGCCAGCACCACCCGCCTGAGCCTGCTGCGCTTCCTGCCGGTGGTGCTCATACCGCTGTTTTTTGGCCTGCTCGGGGGCCTGACGGTGGTGCTGAACAACCCCGACGTGCTCAAGAAGCTCAACAGCAACATCGAGGATATCTCCAACAGCGACAGTCAGGGCACGGGCAGCTGGCGCCTGCAGCAGTTTCAGGCCTACGAGCCGTTCCTGTGGGAATACCCCGTGGCCGGCATGCGCCTGAAGGGCTTTGAGCTGCCCATGCAGTTTTTCCACCAGGAATCCGGGGAGCCGGTGTGGCCCGACTACACGGGCCACCACTTCCACAGCTTCTACGTCGACCGGATGTTTTACTTCGGCCTGATCGGCGTATTGCTGGCCATTATGCCGGTGCTGCTGCTGGTCGTGCGGAGTTTGTCGCCGCCCCGGCCGCTGCCCCTGGAAACCATTGCTTTGGTGGCCTACGCCGGCAGTGGCTTGCTCTACGGCGTGTCCTACGACTGGCCTCTGTACTTTTTCGGCCTGCTGGGCCTGGCCTTTGCCGCCGCCGAGCTGGCCGTTCTGGAGCCGGCTCCATCCGCTACGGTGCCTGAAACGGCACAGCTTCCCGTTCTTCTTTCCCACCCGGAGGCGGCCATTCTTCCCCAATTTTCGCCCGCCACGTTGCCAACCGCTCCCGCCCATGTCTCCCTCTGA
- a CDS encoding glycosyltransferase family 4 protein: MNILYDHQAFTVQNVGGVSRYFRALLDHAAPDIHSHVPVVLSNNVYLKDRQHSRHSSFFPNLSFRGRFSLMLNLNRSASRRALRQGKFDVFHPTLTDDPYFLPELQDKPLVITIHDMIPVLFGEQYPLTDLPLMSRIAQRANQIIAVSEHTRADILRLLPVSPDRVTVVPHGYTPVVAGQPTLPEGYLLYVGTRQGYKNFDCLLQALAQLVRQPGQRSLRLVCAGGGKATEAEQDRLQVLDLTANVQFTGMVSEAELASLYRGAAAFVFPSRYEGFGFPILEAFAQHCPVVLSNASCFPETAQDAALYFDPQQPADLAQLLLLLLHEPHLRRQLTQLGSLRLRDFTWRRTAALTHEVYRAAREVPQPVLI, translated from the coding sequence ATGAACATTCTCTACGACCACCAGGCCTTCACCGTGCAGAATGTCGGCGGCGTCTCGCGCTATTTCCGGGCCCTGCTCGACCACGCGGCCCCCGACATTCACTCCCACGTGCCCGTTGTGCTTTCCAACAATGTGTACCTGAAAGACCGGCAGCATTCCCGGCATTCGAGCTTTTTTCCGAACCTGAGCTTTCGGGGCCGATTCTCGCTGATGCTGAACCTGAACCGCTCCGCGTCCCGCCGGGCCCTGCGCCAGGGCAAGTTCGATGTGTTTCATCCCACGCTGACTGATGACCCTTACTTTCTGCCCGAACTGCAGGACAAGCCCCTGGTTATCACCATTCACGACATGATACCGGTGCTGTTCGGGGAGCAGTACCCGCTGACTGACTTACCCCTGATGAGCCGGATTGCGCAGCGGGCCAACCAGATTATTGCCGTTTCGGAGCACACCCGCGCCGACATTCTGCGCCTGCTGCCCGTGAGTCCTGACCGGGTAACGGTGGTGCCGCACGGCTACACGCCGGTGGTGGCCGGGCAACCTACCCTGCCCGAGGGCTACCTGCTGTACGTGGGCACCCGCCAGGGCTACAAGAACTTCGACTGTTTGCTTCAGGCCCTGGCCCAACTGGTGCGCCAGCCCGGCCAGCGCAGCCTGCGGCTGGTGTGCGCTGGTGGCGGCAAGGCCACGGAGGCCGAGCAGGACCGCCTGCAGGTGCTGGACCTGACGGCAAATGTGCAGTTTACCGGAATGGTGTCGGAAGCCGAGCTGGCCAGTCTGTACCGCGGCGCGGCGGCCTTTGTGTTTCCCTCGCGCTACGAAGGCTTCGGCTTTCCGATTTTGGAAGCCTTTGCCCAGCATTGCCCCGTGGTGCTCAGTAACGCCTCCTGCTTTCCGGAAACGGCCCAGGACGCGGCCCTCTACTTCGACCCGCAGCAGCCCGCCGACCTGGCCCAGCTGCTACTGCTCTTGCTCCACGAACCGCACCTACGGCGGCAGCTGACCCAGCTGGGCTCCCTGCGCCTGCGCGACTTTACCTGGAGACGGACCGCCGCCCTTACCCACGAGGTGTACCGCGCCGCCCGGGAAGTGCCGCAACCCGTCCTGATCTGA